Sequence from the Marinihelvus fidelis genome:
GATCAGTGTCGCCCTAAACGACGAAAGCCGCCCTGGGGCGGCTTTCTTCATTGTGATCGCGACTTCGTAGTCCCGTGGCCGGGTTGGGTCAGCCCGGGACTATCGGCGGCATGGATGCCGCCGATAAGCGTACATGGATGTATTCACAGCGTGTCCCGGGCTGGCCTAACCCGGCCACGGGACGGCCAAGATCGCCGATCACCCCCCCGAAGAAAGGTTGTCCTCGAAGATCTCGATGTCCGCCTGCTCCCGCAACTGCCGCACCAGCGCCCAGGCATCGAAGCTCGCGGCCGCATTACCCACCATCATGCGTGCCTGGCGGGTCGCCAGCGGGCTGTCCTCGTCGACAACACCATCGACCACGGACTGCAGGGAAACCAGCGCGTAGCCCGTGCCGGTCTCGACCACGGCGTCGACAGTCTCGCCTTCCGCGGGACGCTTGAGGCGAAACACGTTGCCCACCAGTGCCCGGTCGGGCGTCGCCTGGCGACGCGCCGCGCTATCGACCTGCTCCAGTTCGAGACCCGCACCGGCGGCGAGGTCCTCGAGTGAAGCACCGTCTTCCAGCGAGGCCAGCAGGGCGTTTGCCCGCGCCTCGGCCTCGTCACGCGCGCGCTCGGCGCGCAGGCCCGCGATCACGCCTTCACGGACGTCTTCCAGCGGCGGGATGGCGGCCGGCAGGTGCTCGGCCAGGCGCACCATCACCAGGTGGTGGTCATCCAGGTCAATCGGGTCGCTGACCGAGCCCTGCAGCAGGACCAGGTCGGAGAACGCGGCCTCGACCACGTCCGGGTTCGCGGCGATACCTTCACCGCCCATGCGGCCGAACGGCCCCACGGTCTGTACTTCAAGGCCAAGGTCCAGCGCCGCGGCTTCCAGCGTGGTCGGGTCTTCGTAGATCACGTCCACCAGGCGGTCCGCCAGCCCCAGGAAAGCACGGTCAACTTCGTCTTCGCGGTACTCGGCCAGCAGGGTCTCACGGGCCTCCTCGAAGCTCTGTCCTTCGGCCTCTCGGACTTCGGTCAGCTTAATGATGTGCCAACCAAAACCGGTCTGTACCGGGTCAGACACCGGGTTTTCAGTGGAAATCTCGTACACCGCGTTCTCGAAGGCCTCGACCATGACGCCGGGCTCGATAAAGCCCAGGTCGCCACCCAGGGACGCGGAGCCGATATCATCGGAGGTCTCTTCGGCCAGTGCGGCGAAGTCTTCACCGTCACGGGCCCGGCTGGCGATGTCTTCGGCGCGTTCACGGGCCGTTTCCACGGCCGCGTCGCCGGCATCCGGCGCCACTTCGACCAGGATATGGGACACGCGACGCTGTTCCGGCGTCATGAAACGGTTTTTCTGCGCCTCGAACTGATCGCGCAGCACATCGTCATTC
This genomic interval carries:
- a CDS encoding SurA N-terminal domain-containing protein, whose translation is MLQSIRDRLTGILAIVILGILVIPFAFVGVNSYFSSGTGNLVALVNDQEITFNEFNQSFLDYRRRLQAQMGDAFDASRFDGEVARREHLDQMIDETLLRQVAADLNLSVDDERLAQQIRDIPAFQVDGQFNADVYQSRLIAFGQSPTQFEAQLRNDLAVSQLPSGIQASSFATNREVRKYVALSEQQRSFATIMVPADMDAVSTEFSDEDIEAWYADNSEQFRTPEQVVIEYLELDASSVAAGEPPNDDVLRDQFEAQKNRFMTPEQRRVSHILVEVAPDAGDAAVETARERAEDIASRARDGEDFAALAEETSDDIGSASLGGDLGFIEPGVMVEAFENAVYEISTENPVSDPVQTGFGWHIIKLTEVREAEGQSFEEARETLLAEYREDEVDRAFLGLADRLVDVIYEDPTTLEAAALDLGLEVQTVGPFGRMGGEGIAANPDVVEAAFSDLVLLQGSVSDPIDLDDHHLVMVRLAEHLPAAIPPLEDVREGVIAGLRAERARDEAEARANALLASLEDGASLEDLAAGAGLELEQVDSAARRQATPDRALVGNVFRLKRPAEGETVDAVVETGTGYALVSLQSVVDGVVDEDSPLATRQARMMVGNAAASFDAWALVRQLREQADIEIFEDNLSSGG